From a single Novipirellula caenicola genomic region:
- a CDS encoding undecaprenyl-diphosphate phosphatase yields MLQILFLAVVQGIAEFLPISSSGHLVVLGALTGKLSESPTLEIILHAGTLGSILVIYWRRILDLLFSDRRVIGLLIIGTIPAVIVGLTIKKNFEWLMRSPLLAGSMLIVTGIFLILLGRLKPREGEYQKMSLMAAFAVGCFQAFAILPGISRSGSTILGARLLGVKNEDSVTFSFLLAIPAICGAVVLELKDFLEARQLSPALQTEATDVVFSPAALAIGALVSFVVGIIALKWLIGWSRLDRLHWFAWWCIPAGAAAVVLVLGGMLSP; encoded by the coding sequence GTGTTACAGATTCTTTTTCTCGCTGTCGTACAAGGCATTGCAGAATTCCTGCCCATTAGTTCTTCGGGGCATTTGGTCGTGCTCGGCGCTCTGACGGGCAAACTGAGTGAATCGCCAACGCTAGAAATCATCCTTCACGCTGGCACGCTCGGCTCCATCCTGGTGATCTATTGGCGACGCATCCTCGACCTTCTGTTCAGCGATCGCCGCGTCATCGGATTGCTGATTATCGGCACCATCCCAGCAGTCATTGTGGGGTTAACGATCAAGAAAAACTTTGAATGGTTGATGCGCTCGCCACTTCTAGCTGGCTCGATGTTGATCGTCACGGGAATCTTCCTGATCCTGCTCGGCCGTCTGAAACCCCGTGAGGGCGAATATCAAAAGATGAGCCTGATGGCCGCTTTTGCGGTGGGCTGCTTTCAAGCGTTTGCCATTTTGCCCGGCATCAGCCGCAGCGGATCCACAATCCTGGGAGCACGGCTGCTAGGGGTGAAAAATGAAGACTCCGTCACGTTTTCCTTCCTGTTGGCGATACCCGCCATCTGTGGCGCCGTGGTGCTGGAATTAAAGGATTTCCTCGAAGCTCGCCAACTTTCCCCAGCGCTGCAGACCGAGGCGACAGACGTGGTTTTCTCGCCCGCCGCACTCGCCATCGGAGCACTCGTTTCCTTCGTCGTCGGCATCATCGCGCTGAAATGGCTGATCGGATGGAGCCGCCTGGATCGACTCCACTGGTTCGCTTGGTGGTGCATCCCCGCTGGCGCGGCGGCGGTAGTGTTGGTGCTAGGGGGGATGCTGTCCCCATAG
- a CDS encoding DUF368 domain-containing protein, whose product MHHTEDSVADTVASPTGTDQVTSSDAEGPLKLATNPTVLGDVINVVRGFCMGAADTVPGVSGGTVALILGHYQRLVTCISQIDSHFVSLVLHRKFREAGRHIDLRFLMALGIGIAAGIVSLAGLMHWLLDHKQPETFAVFFGLILASVWIVKSYVSHWRVPQVVACVLGVAVAVAITLMPMGEGDMGLPFLFLSASVAICAMILPGISGAFVLLLFGVYHPVTGLIKDAARGIVSLESLLQIAVFASGCAFGLLAFSRLLRWMLEHHRSTTMAGLIGLMIGSVGKLWPLQQPTPETANLESKFRQMEFVSYSQWPGSIAVLVALAVAAAVAVIVIESIANKIDHNTPT is encoded by the coding sequence ATGCATCACACCGAAGACTCGGTTGCAGACACCGTTGCAAGTCCGACTGGGACGGACCAAGTCACGTCCAGCGACGCCGAGGGACCGCTAAAGCTGGCAACGAATCCCACCGTTTTGGGCGACGTCATCAATGTGGTTCGCGGATTCTGCATGGGAGCTGCCGACACCGTGCCTGGTGTTAGCGGAGGCACGGTGGCGTTGATTTTGGGGCATTACCAGCGGCTGGTGACCTGTATCTCACAAATTGACTCGCATTTCGTTTCGCTGGTGCTGCATCGAAAATTTCGTGAAGCGGGACGCCACATCGACCTTCGTTTCTTGATGGCGTTGGGCATTGGGATTGCGGCAGGGATTGTCTCGCTAGCGGGGCTGATGCATTGGTTGTTGGATCACAAGCAACCCGAGACGTTTGCGGTTTTCTTTGGCTTGATTCTCGCCAGTGTTTGGATTGTCAAAAGCTACGTCAGCCACTGGAGGGTGCCGCAGGTGGTCGCCTGTGTATTGGGCGTTGCCGTGGCGGTGGCGATCACGTTGATGCCAATGGGCGAGGGAGACATGGGTCTTCCGTTTTTGTTTTTGAGCGCCTCGGTGGCAATTTGTGCGATGATCTTGCCAGGGATTAGTGGCGCGTTTGTGCTGTTGTTGTTCGGAGTCTATCACCCGGTAACCGGATTGATCAAAGATGCCGCGAGAGGAATTGTGTCGCTGGAATCGCTGTTACAGATCGCAGTCTTCGCCAGTGGTTGTGCATTTGGGTTATTGGCGTTTTCGCGATTGCTGCGTTGGATGTTAGAACATCATCGCAGCACCACGATGGCGGGGCTGATTGGATTGATGATTGGCAGCGTCGGCAAACTATGGCCGCTGCAACAACCAACGCCAGAGACGGCAAATCTCGAAAGCAAGTTTCGGCAGATGGAATTTGTATCGTACAGCCAGTGGCCTGGCAGCATTGCGGTGTTGGTGGCTCTAGCCGTTGCCGCAGCCGTCGCCGTGATTGTGATCGAAAGCATCGCCAACAAGATCGACCACAACACCCCCACATAG
- a CDS encoding 3-hydroxyacyl-CoA dehydrogenase family protein, whose product MSRPDTLLVGLGVVGRAIAKVHLAANVSITIGDVDAEALESCVEELDLDPSVWQIASPRSDIEGITMIDLSHRDFVTSDARPILIESIVERLQVKQQFFQRVERCLGKDWILCSNTSTLRIGDIAGSLNDPSRLIGMHFFMPVTLRDAVEVIPTADTSAVNLAAVTEHVRRIDRSPLVVADSPGFIVNRMLSPYLNEAMLLLSQGATAEQIEQAALRFGMPLSPLELIDLIGSRTMFDAGRVYWQSFPTRIDPSPMLPAMIKKGRGGRFSGGGFYDYVDGVRSTTLAAAAMEIRDRYSRNTRVFGDDEVLDRLRLAMWIESALLLREGVAQTLEQVEIAMAGGLGYRPRGEWYASFDRIGSDVICRSIAAAAADSKSLQPPAELLELLSDHTPSESIVRFARGG is encoded by the coding sequence ATGTCGCGTCCTGACACACTACTCGTTGGATTGGGGGTGGTTGGACGTGCGATTGCCAAAGTTCACCTGGCCGCCAACGTCTCGATCACGATTGGCGACGTGGATGCCGAGGCGTTGGAAAGCTGCGTCGAGGAACTCGATTTGGATCCCTCGGTTTGGCAGATCGCCTCGCCGCGATCGGATATCGAGGGCATCACGATGATCGACTTGTCGCATCGCGATTTCGTTACGTCGGATGCGAGGCCGATTTTGATTGAATCGATTGTCGAGCGACTGCAGGTCAAGCAGCAGTTTTTTCAGCGCGTCGAGCGATGCCTTGGTAAGGACTGGATACTTTGCAGTAACACATCCACGCTTCGTATCGGTGATATCGCGGGTTCCTTGAACGATCCGTCGCGGTTGATTGGGATGCATTTTTTCATGCCGGTTACGTTGCGAGATGCCGTCGAGGTGATCCCGACGGCCGACACGTCGGCGGTGAACTTGGCTGCGGTCACTGAGCATGTTCGGCGAATTGATCGTTCGCCGCTGGTGGTTGCGGACTCGCCAGGGTTCATTGTCAATCGCATGCTCTCGCCTTATCTGAACGAGGCGATGTTGTTGCTCAGTCAAGGGGCGACAGCGGAGCAGATCGAGCAAGCGGCTTTGCGATTTGGGATGCCGCTATCGCCGCTGGAGTTGATCGATTTGATCGGTTCACGAACGATGTTTGATGCCGGGCGTGTTTATTGGCAATCGTTTCCGACACGCATCGATCCTTCGCCGATGTTGCCGGCAATGATTAAAAAGGGGCGTGGCGGACGATTCAGTGGCGGTGGATTTTACGATTATGTCGACGGCGTTCGTAGTACGACGCTGGCGGCAGCGGCGATGGAAATTCGGGATCGGTATTCGCGAAATACCAGAGTCTTTGGTGACGACGAAGTGCTGGACCGATTGAGGTTGGCGATGTGGATCGAGTCGGCGTTGTTACTTCGCGAAGGGGTGGCCCAAACGCTTGAGCAAGTCGAGATTGCGATGGCCGGCGGGCTCGGGTATCGCCCGCGCGGCGAATGGTACGCCAGTTTCGATCGGATTGGGAGCGATGTGATTTGTCGCAGCATTGCTGCGGCCGCCGCCGATTCGAAATCGTTGCAGCCGCCAGCGGAGTTGCTTGAATTGCTCAGCGATCACACACCGAGTGAATCGATTGTGAGGTTTGCGAGGGGTGGATAG